From Plasmodium brasilianum strain Bolivian I chromosome 3, whole genome shotgun sequence, the proteins below share one genomic window:
- a CDS encoding hypothetical protein (conserved Plasmodium protein), with the protein MINHLRRKIFFSSYLLPYKFLKQKCLNRKRRLFLCSSSQKDHCNLKGRSALDYSSECVFYMNNKKKDMYNITTYSGNYKNCRELFKGRERESEKANERERANDSEREKKKVKEYMYYPESNSFPYATVCIILGMIGISSFFKILIYNLKDCENEESIIFQVDKILAYLDNYFIIHNFEEKEGKEEEYDKKINNKNDLINIKYITSQFFTNENILQCAVQLSTFFLASRFLEKKLGSLKYFSLFLCGSFLSNIITFYFFKYIKKVQLLNFVDFVLIHPSGSMAFICALCSLCFKNCSVWKNIPIHCSILIVPYLFSSFYGLLLLYKIKGNSTDDTKYGTGGIKNDLSGYAKDGLLEHSEFALESKSPQSSRRINNSRTNEMTDEKYDNEKKQGNDFIYGRHNYNNEYLYNKYNVHNNQNEALNTLKNFLTIKACDSVMKKRKKENMFLNKKIQNLKKKALENLNEISNKSHKLFFGLSSSFTDIFGIILATAVFFLKFLK; encoded by the coding sequence atgattaatcatttgagaagaaaaatatttttcagtaGTTACTTATTAccttataaatttttaaagcaAAAATGTCTTAACAGGAAAAGACGTTTATTTTTGTGTAGCTCCTCACAAAAAGATCATTGTAATTTAAAAGGAAGAAGTGCGTTGGATTATTCTTCTGAATgtgttttttatatgaataataagaaaaaggatATGTACAATATAACAACTTACAGcggtaattataaaaattgcaGAGAATTGTTCAAAGGAAGAGAAAGAGAAAGTGAAAAAGCAAATGAGAGAGAAAGAGCAAATGATAgtgaaagagaaaaaaaaaaggttaaagAATATATGTACTACCCAGAAAGCAACTCCTTTCCGTATGCGACGGTCTGCATTATTTTAGGGATGATAGGAATTTCAtctttctttaaaattttgatttACAACTTGAAAGATTGTGAAAATGAAGAGAGTATAATATTTCAAGTAGATAAAATATTAGCCTATTTAGAtaactattttattattcataattttgaagaaaaagaaggaaaagaagaagaatatgataaaaagataaataataaaaatgacttgattaatataaagtatataacatcccaattttttacaaacgaaaatatattacaatgcGCAGTGCAGCTGTCCACCTTTTTTTTAGCTTCTCGttttcttgaaaaaaaactTGGTTctctaaaatatttttctttatttttatgtggTTCATTCCTTTccaatattattactttttatttttttaaatacattaaGAAAGtacaattattaaatttcGTAGATTTTGTGCTTATACATCCTTCTGGCTCAATGGCCTTCATATGCGCCCTTTGCTCCTTATGTTTCAAAAATTGTTCTGTTTGGAAAAATATACCTATACACTGTTCCATCTTGATTGTACCCTATTTGTTTTCAAGCTTCTATGGACTCTTATTattgtataaaattaaagggAATTCTACAGATGATACGAAATATGGAACAGGtggtataaaaaatgatttaagTGGTTACGCAAAGGACGGCCTTCTGGAGCATTCAGAGTTCGCTTTAGAAAGTAAGTCACCACAGAGCAGCAGACGGATAAATAATAGTCGTACTAACGAAATGACggatgaaaaatatgataatgaaaaaaaacaaggaaATGACTTCATATATGGTAgacataattataataacgaatatctatataataaGTACAATGTTCATAACAACCAAAATGAAGCTTTAAACACACTAAAGAATTTTCTAACCATTAAAGCTTGTGACTCAGTAatgaagaagagaaaaaaagaaaacatgtttttaaataaaaaaatacaaaatctaaaaaaaaaagcacttGAGAATCTTAACGAAATAAGTAATAAATCGCACAAACTATTTTTTGgtctttcttcttcttttactGATATATTTGGCATAATTTTAGCCACCGcagtttttttcttaaaatttttgaagtga